A genomic region of Mesobacillus jeotgali contains the following coding sequences:
- a CDS encoding HAAS signaling domain-containing protein, with product MIQLKTDFLNELGRHLGKHNDKEQILAEYDNHISEMLEEFNDSEREESDIIIEFYARLGTPEEIADSWREELSATPMKTQWIFILANLIFFAGGTILTLVHNLFDFPFIDMAWKSLTSIPAVIILLYLFFWALLGYEIGKGFGHKGRRLMKKTFILSILPNVILMNLTLFRLIPHDWFQPLLSPIFIIICILFTALLYPICWIGYRWGKKASI from the coding sequence ATGATCCAGTTAAAGACTGACTTCCTCAACGAGCTTGGCAGGCATCTCGGGAAGCATAATGACAAAGAACAAATTTTAGCTGAATATGACAACCATATCTCAGAAATGCTTGAAGAGTTCAATGACAGTGAAAGAGAAGAGTCGGATATTATCATTGAATTTTATGCAAGATTGGGGACTCCGGAAGAGATTGCAGATAGCTGGAGGGAAGAACTATCAGCGACACCAATGAAGACTCAATGGATTTTCATTTTGGCCAACCTGATTTTCTTCGCTGGAGGAACCATCCTGACTCTGGTACATAATCTTTTTGATTTCCCTTTCATTGACATGGCATGGAAAAGCCTCACATCGATACCTGCTGTGATCATTTTGCTATATCTCTTTTTTTGGGCATTGCTTGGATATGAGATAGGCAAAGGCTTTGGCCATAAAGGGAGAAGATTGATGAAAAAGACTTTTATCCTCTCTATATTGCCGAACGTCATTCTTATGAACCTGACTTTGTTCAGGCTAATACCGCATGACTGGTTCCAGCCGCTGCTTAGCCCGATATTCATAATTATTTGTATTCTTTTTACGGCGCTATTGTATCCAATTTGCTGGATTGGATATAGATGGGGGAAAAAAGCTTCCATCTAA
- a CDS encoding PadR family transcriptional regulator, with amino-acid sequence MFNRELLKGSTSLVLLQLLNERDMYGYELVKELDKRSDHSLQVKEGTLYPALHKLEKQEYIEFYWQEQEKGPARKYYRITEEGREVLIEKTEEWQQFVNVMNKVIRRTKNDPVKD; translated from the coding sequence ATGTTTAACCGTGAACTGTTAAAAGGAAGCACATCGCTGGTGCTGCTTCAGCTGTTGAATGAACGGGATATGTATGGTTACGAACTTGTGAAAGAACTGGATAAGCGCAGTGATCATAGTCTTCAGGTAAAAGAAGGGACCTTGTATCCAGCCCTGCATAAACTTGAAAAGCAGGAATACATTGAATTTTACTGGCAGGAGCAGGAAAAAGGACCGGCGAGGAAATATTATCGGATCACTGAAGAAGGAAGAGAAGTCCTCATAGAGAAGACAGAAGAGTGGCAGCAATTCGTCAATGTCATGAACAAAGTAATCAGGAGAACGAAAAATGATCCAGTTAAAGACTGA
- the sugE gene encoding quaternary ammonium compound efflux SMR transporter SugE: MAWFYLVIAGIFEIVWAIGLKYTEGFTKAVPSLVTLAGMAISFYFLSMAVKTLPIGTAYAIWTGIGAAGAVILGIVLFGEPRNLLRLMFVAFILVGIIGLKATSGNN, from the coding sequence ATGGCTTGGTTTTATTTAGTAATAGCTGGTATATTTGAAATCGTTTGGGCGATTGGCCTAAAGTATACAGAAGGATTCACCAAAGCTGTACCATCATTGGTCACTCTGGCAGGGATGGCAATAAGCTTTTATTTTTTGTCTATGGCAGTCAAAACCTTGCCAATTGGTACTGCATATGCAATCTGGACAGGAATAGGAGCTGCAGGCGCAGTCATTCTCGGGATTGTCCTGTTTGGAGAGCCGCGCAATCTTCTAAGGCTGATGTTCGTAGCCTTCATTCTGGTTGGGATCATCGGCCTTAAGGCAACGTCCGGAAACAATTAG
- a CDS encoding DUF4153 domain-containing protein produces MDYKLKKEDWIFFLICIALGILAERSFLNGIIGLSYPVFITCFYGVFFWRYRSFSFTNKKLGLLLIASIWLLSLSFFLNSNMILYLLNILVIPVMVLIQLVLVTYPVENQWHRWPFVQKIFLTVGTAIAYVFRFIMYAPRMAVRGLEERKSATIRKVFIGVAISFPLLFVIVNLLVSADQQFGNLLGTIPRWLLALKIEEEVLRTIAITIYTLVIFGLLQVLRTRQTLPAEPQTQNEKMAWDSVISLTVLTLLNIVYLLFVVVQFQYFFSETLKEGYTYAEFARRGFFELLFVTLLNLLIISTIVTYVEKSAKFLTLVIRGLLSLLVFFSGVMLYSAFIRLFMYEEAYGFTFARVLAHSFMIFLLVILCYSLMRIWMDRLSLVRFYIISAIIFYTLVNTIQLDRFVVERNLERYSETGKIDIHYLNSLSYEGVEGLMELYEINPEHPGLSDLLLQRKQDLQYSEESWNSINMSRGSAEKALRDLELK; encoded by the coding sequence ATGGATTATAAACTGAAAAAAGAAGACTGGATATTTTTCCTGATCTGTATTGCTTTAGGCATTTTGGCGGAAAGGTCATTTTTGAATGGCATAATAGGATTGTCGTATCCTGTTTTTATTACTTGCTTTTATGGGGTGTTTTTCTGGAGATACCGTTCATTCTCCTTCACGAATAAAAAGCTGGGACTACTGTTGATTGCTTCAATTTGGCTGCTGTCACTCAGCTTTTTCCTGAACTCGAATATGATTTTATATTTGCTGAACATCCTGGTGATTCCAGTGATGGTTCTCATACAACTTGTGCTTGTCACCTATCCCGTTGAGAACCAATGGCATAGATGGCCATTCGTCCAAAAGATCTTTTTGACAGTAGGAACTGCGATTGCCTATGTGTTCAGGTTCATTATGTATGCTCCAAGAATGGCTGTCAGGGGACTTGAAGAAAGAAAGAGTGCGACGATTCGAAAAGTGTTTATCGGCGTGGCTATTTCATTCCCGCTTTTGTTTGTCATCGTCAACCTGCTTGTTTCTGCTGACCAGCAGTTTGGAAACCTCTTAGGTACAATTCCGCGCTGGCTTTTGGCGTTGAAGATAGAAGAAGAGGTCTTGCGAACAATCGCAATCACCATTTATACGTTGGTGATCTTTGGATTATTGCAGGTGCTAAGAACCAGGCAGACTCTTCCTGCTGAACCGCAAACGCAAAATGAAAAAATGGCATGGGATAGCGTGATCAGTCTAACAGTGCTGACTTTATTAAATATTGTTTACCTGCTATTCGTGGTAGTCCAGTTCCAATATTTCTTCAGTGAAACATTGAAAGAAGGATATACGTATGCTGAATTTGCGCGCAGAGGATTCTTTGAACTGCTTTTTGTCACTTTGCTGAATTTACTGATCATCTCAACAATTGTTACTTATGTTGAAAAAAGTGCTAAATTTTTGACGCTGGTTATTCGCGGCCTTCTTTCACTACTCGTTTTTTTCAGCGGAGTCATGCTATATTCAGCTTTTATCCGTCTGTTCATGTATGAAGAGGCGTACGGATTTACCTTTGCCAGGGTGCTGGCCCATTCCTTCATGATCTTCCTGCTTGTGATATTATGCTACTCCTTGATGAGGATATGGATGGATAGGCTTTCGCTTGTACGCTTTTATATTATATCCGCTATCATTTTCTATACTTTGGTCAACACAATCCAACTTGACCGATTTGTCGTCGAACGCAATTTGGAGCGTTACTCAGAAACCGGAAAAATAGATATTCACTATCTGAATTCGTTGTCCTATGAAGGAGTGGAGGGGCTGATGGAGCTTTATGAAATTAATCCGGAGCACCCAGGCCTTTCAGATTTGTTGCTGCAAAGGAAGCAAGATCTGCAGTATTCAGAAGAAAGCTGGAATTCAATAAATATGTCCAGAGGAAGCGCTGAAAAAGCGTTGAGGGACCTAGAGCTGAAGTAA